Below is a window of Deltaproteobacteria bacterium HGW-Deltaproteobacteria-6 DNA.
CTCAGGTCAATTTCACAAATTTTGTCATATCACTCAGCACGTCCGCTCTTTTTCAGTTCGGCGATTTTCCCGAATATGAAGGAGGCAAGGCTGAGAAAAATCTTCCGGCCGCCAAACAGACAATCGACATTCTGGACATGCTCAATGAAAAAACCAAAGGTAATCTGGATCAAAATGAAGCCAGCCTGATCCAGGGCGTGCTTTACGAACTGAAAATGCGTTATGTCAAAGAAAAAGTTTGACATGCGCAGTCAGGCCCCGGCGAAAATCAACCTTTTGCTGCGCATTCTTCGGAAGCGTCCAGATGGTTACCACGATCTGGCTTCCGTGATGCAGCAGATATCCATCTATGATGAATTGACCTATTCCCTCCGCCCGGAGGGAATAGTGCTTCATTGCCCAGGCACAGATCTTC
It encodes the following:
- a CDS encoding DUF1844 domain-containing protein, which produces MEKHTTEPLDYPQVNFTNFVISLSTSALFQFGDFPEYEGGKAEKNLPAAKQTIDILDMLNEKTKGNLDQNEASLIQGVLYELKMRYVKEKV